A window of the Xenopus laevis strain J_2021 chromosome 9_10L, Xenopus_laevis_v10.1, whole genome shotgun sequence genome harbors these coding sequences:
- the LOC121398186 gene encoding C3a anaphylatoxin chemotactic receptor-like encodes TSFVLSVLTCALGLVGNALVIWVTGFHMKKHVGKIWFLNLAVADIVFVFCLPLYCVALFTDKWLFGRYLCKIYNYVSTCNMYASIFIITTLTIDRVLATAKPIWHHNFSSRCVCYATCTVIWVITALSSLPIFFLSDEVIYQENVQCKLVYVKQRITTHRLSNRDVTAPPFLGAPLDTYPAPQSACEVDIVETYFLTNCVIIPFLVVGYFIPLFVILFSNVIIAQQVRKSESVNTSRLYRIIITVILFFFITWTPVVIAQIILLVSLHNRNLILMSQMHRFMPLMTSIAYTNSCINPFIYALVGTQLRAEITDFISSKRQLLSRSSTSGKSYAEP; translated from the coding sequence ACCAGTTTTGTGTTATCTGTACTCACCTGTGCCCTGGGCTTAGTGGGCAATGCTCTTGTTATCTGGGTTACCGGATTCCACATGAAGAAACACGTTGGCAAGATTTGGTTCCTGAACTTGGCTGTGGCAGATATTGTCTTTGTCTTCTGTTTGCCTCTTTATTGTGTTGCCTTATTTACAGACAAGTGGCTATTCGGACGATacctatgtaaaatatataattatgtatctaCGTGTAATATGTATGCAAGTATTTTTATCATAACTACCCTAACCATCGACAGGGTTTTGGCAACAGCTAAACCAATATGGCACCATAACTTTAGCTCTCGCTGTGTTTGTTACGCAACCTGTACAGTGATTTGGGTAATTACAGCTCTGTCCAGCCTTCCCATATTCTTTTTAAGCGATGAAGTTATTTATCAGGAAAATGTGCAGTGCAAACTGGTTTATGTTAAACAGAGAATAACTACACACAGACTTAGCAACAGAGACGTAACTGCACCACCCTTTCTTGGAGCACCTCTAGATACTTATCCTGCACCCCAATCAGCATGCGAAGTGGATATTGTAGAAACATACTTTTTAACAAACTGCGTTATAATTCCTTTTCTAGTGGTTGGTTACTTTATCCCATTGTTTGTCATACTATTTTCCAATGTAATTATTGCTCAGCAAGTGAGAAAGTCCGAGTCAGTGAATACTTCCAGACTGTACAGAATTATAATAActgttattctgtttttttttataacatggaCACCAGTGGTTATAGCACAGATTATTTTGCTGGTCTCTCTGCACAATCGCAACCTTATACTCATGTCTCAGATGCACAGGTTTATGCCTCTAATGACCAGCATAGCTTATACTAACTCCTGTATAAACCCTTTCATATATGCACTGGTTGGTACTCAGCTTAGAGCAGAAATTACAGATTTCATAAGTAGCAAAAGACAGTTGCTTTCAAGAAGCTCGACCTCTGGAAAATCTTATGCGGAaccataa